A DNA window from Coffea arabica cultivar ET-39 chromosome 6c, Coffea Arabica ET-39 HiFi, whole genome shotgun sequence contains the following coding sequences:
- the LOC113693300 gene encoding uncharacterized protein, with product MSAREELQWGIRKRIGNGLSTRIWEDQWIPNQPLGKPTTAKPEECQIQKVVDLIEDYRWNRNLIFKNFKRGDAESILKIPTSMTGREDNTLWIGNQNGEYTMQSGYKSIQAKKEQEGRERGNGIESSSSQRRHHMWRVLWSLNISHKIKIFIWKGLKEAVPVKELIWRRMMKGDPICSGCGEDIETLKHMLLECNRAKEIWKVAPVQWDGIQELTWNFNTWNDKEFNNKTQEPGQVINKAWNAWIEFNDGIKKARSCNIGKTTTPHQTDEQEVRQNLEIRPGGMHIRISTKWNKETKSIGYGIVAADSRGQDVLGWKMRERESNNQLQHEAEGVKLALIKAAEQGWRLVCIEVPGKDLLQQIQGIKTVDMWLATLIDDIHELSIMFYKCSFCLGKSNRNDLSCLFRAQVLSNYHDIEWVNPNILC from the exons ATGAGTGCAAGAGAAGAGCTTCAGTGGGGGATACGGAAAAGGATAGGGAATGGACTTTCAACTAGAATATGGGAAGACCAGTGGATCCCAAACCAACCTCTAGGGAAACCTACCACAGCCAAGCCAGAAGAATGTCAAATACAAAAAGTTGTTGACCTGATTGAGGACTACAGGTGGAATAGGAACCTCatcttcaaaaatttcaaaagaggGGATGCTGAAAGCATTCTCAAGATCCCCACAAGCATGACAGGAAGAGAGGACAACACCTTATGGATAGGGAACCAAAATGGAGAGTATACGATGCAATCAGGCTACAAGTCTATACAGGCTAAGAAAGAACAAGAGGGAAGAGAAAGAGGAAATGGGATCGAGTCAAGCAGCAGTCAAAGAAGGCATCACATGTGGAGAGTTCTATGGAGTCTAAATATCAGTCATAAAATTAAGATATTCATATGGAAAGGTCTAAAAGAAGCTGTTCCAGTCAAAGAGTTAATTTGGAGACGAATGATGAAAGGAGATCCAATATGCTCAGGATGTGGAGAGGATATAGAAACGCTGAAACATATGCTGCTGGAATGCAATAGAGCAAAGGAAATCTGGAAAGTAGCCCCAGTACAATGGGATGGGATTCAGGAGTTGACTTGGAATTTCAACACCTG GAATGACAAAGAGTTCAACAACAAAACACAAGAACCAGGGCAGGTGATCAATAAAGCCTGGAATGCTTGGATAGAGTTCAATGATGGGATCAAAAAAGCCAGGAGCTGTAACATTGGTAAAACAACAACACCACATCAAACGGACGAACAAGAGGTCAGACAAAATCTAGAAATCAGACCAGGAGGAATGCATATCAGAATATCAACCAAATGGAATAAAGAAACAAAGTCCATTGGTTATGGTATTGTAGCAGCTGACAGTAGGGGACAGGATGTGTTGGGATGGAAAATGAGGGAAAGAGAAAGCAACAACCAACTTCAACATGAAGCTGAAGGTGTCAAACTGGCCTTGATCAAAGCAGCAGAACAAGGTTGGAGACTAGTATGCATTGAAGTTCCAGGTAAAGACCTACTGCAACAAATTCAAGGGATTAAAACAGTGGATATGTGGCTAGCTACCCTGATAGATGATATCCATGAGCTGAGTATTATGTTTTACAAATGCTCATTTTGCCTAGGGAAATCTAATAGGAATGATCTAAGTTGTTTGTTTAGGGCTCAAGTTTTGAGCAATTATCATGATATAGAATGGGTTAATCCCAACATACTGTGCTAA
- the LOC140008806 gene encoding uncharacterized protein, which translates to MVELLQEIERCKKPETHELNEDDEEGDGEIKQRLDRILSNAQWNQKFEKAKCTHIKTHASDHSALVLDNTPLERNRRKRFFFDKRWLQRDGISDVIKEAWNKSVEGSRTFQVKTKVRNCRIALLKWCNRINKNSRKRIENIKEQLDQIQGTSLKSKRKEKATLKLQLKEACRDEEMFWSQKARLKWLQEGNKNTQFFHALVNGRRKSNRMHKLQKKDENWTENEVELGAEIGNYYRQLFTKSTESSNHEILARIPNSISNAMNKDLTKTVTKEEIKSAFIFMESNKAPNIDGMSPYSSKNSGT; encoded by the exons ATGGTGGAGCTTTTACAAGAAATAGAGAGATGCAAAAAACCAGAAACCCATGAACttaatgaagatgatgag GAGGGGGATGGTGAGATCAAACAAAGGCTTGATAGAATATTGAGCAATGCACAATGGAATCAGAAATTTGAAAAAGCAAAATGTACTCACATTAAGACACATGCTTCTGATCACAGTGCTCTAGTTTTGGATAACACCCCACTGGAAAGAAACAGAAGGAAAAGATTTTTCTTTGACAAAAGATGGCTTCAAAGGGATGGAATATCTGATGTAATTAAGGAAGCTTGGAACAAGAGTGTTGAGGGATCAAGAACATTTCAGGTTAAGACAAAAGTGAGGAATTGTAGAATAGCTCTACTGAAATGGTGTAACAGAATCAATAAAAATTCTAGGAAAAGGATTGAGAATATCAAGGAGCAGCTGGATCAGATTCAAGGAACATCCCTGAAGagtaaaagaaaggaaaaggcaaCACTCAAACTACAGCTGAAGGAAGCTTGCAGAGATGAGGAAATGTTTTGGAGCCAAAAAGCTAGACTCAAATGGCTACAAGAAGGAAACAAGAATACTCAGTTCTTCCATGCACTTGTAAATGGTAGAAGAAAGAGTAATAGAATGCATAAACTACAAAAGAAAGATGAGAATTGGACAGAAAATGAGGTAGAATTAGGAGCTGAAATTGGCAACTACTACAGGCAACTCTTCACTAAATCTACTGAAAGTAGTAATCATGAGATTTTAGCTAGAATTCCAAACTCTATTTCTAATGCCATGAACAAGGATCTAACCAAGACTGTAACTAAAGAGGAAATCAAATCTGCATTCATCTTTATGGAAAGCAACAAGGCTCCTAACATAGATGGGATGTCCCCCTattcttccaaaaattctggGACATAA